Proteins from a genomic interval of Arachis hypogaea cultivar Tifrunner chromosome 10, arahy.Tifrunner.gnm2.J5K5, whole genome shotgun sequence:
- the LOC112715160 gene encoding uncharacterized protein, with translation MILTRHRLHHLFSDSTLNSSLRNCTLIPNPSTRFRVTYLNSFAIHKTASVSTRPAGQFSIRAQESDDAVSKRLLGDFDLDSALSVLEFACLLSSAVAWVGFAVIAGSAKQGFLVAIGETRVRVVVAVCGVLMMVGGIAIGAWIRRRQWNRVCGGTGKVNFVGRIEKLEEELRNSATVIRVLSRHIEKLGTRFRVTRQNLKDPIAEAATLAQTNSAATRALAVQSDMLEKELREIQNVLLAMQEQQQKQLDLILAIGKTTKLWEIKRETNEEHETTLDTPNLAEGEVKQKEVHQI, from the exons ATGATTCTCACTCGTCACCGCCTTCATCACCTCTTCTCAGATTCAACTCTCAACTCTTCACTCAGAAACTGCACGCTAATTCCGAATCCTTCCACTCGCTTCCGAGTCACGTACCTCAATTCGTTCGCAATTCACAAAACCGCTTCGGTTTCGACCCGACCCGCGGGTCAGTTTAGCATCAGAGCCCAAGAATCTGATGACGCGGTTTCAAAACGCCTTCTTGGCGACTTCGATTTGGACTCGGCACTCTCCGTGCTGGAATTCGCGTGCCTTCTTTCGTCGGCGGTTGCGTGGGTTGGTTTTGCTGTGATTGCTGGTTCGGCGAAGCAGGGGTTCTTGGTGGCGATTGGGGAGACTAGGGTTAGGGTTGTGGTGGCTGTGTGTGGGGTACTCATGATGGTCGGTGGGATTGCGATTGGAGCGTGGATTCGGAGGCGGCAATGGAATCGAGTTTGTGGCGGAACGGGAAAGGTGAATTTTGTTGGAAGGATTGAGAAATTGGAGGAGGAATTGAGGAATTCTGCCACTGTTATTAGGGTTTTGTCGAGGCATATAGAGAAATTGGGGACAAGGTTTAGGGTCACTCGCCAAAATTTGAAGGATCCCATAGCTGAG GCTGCAACTTTGGCACAGACGAATTCTGCGGCTACAAGAGCACTAGCAGTGCAATCAGATATGTTGGAGAAGGAACTTCGCGAAATTCAAAATGTTTTACTAGCAATGCAG GAACAACAGCAAAAACAACTTGATCTAATTCTTGCAATTGGGAAGACTACTAAGCTGTGGGAAATCAAACGAGAAACTAATGAAGAACATGAAACTACATTAGATACACCTAACTTGGCTGAGGGTGAGGTAAAGCAGAAGGAAGTTCACCAAATTTGA